Proteins encoded by one window of Halosolutus gelatinilyticus:
- a CDS encoding tetrahydrofolate dehydrogenase/cyclohydrolase catalytic domain-containing protein, which produces MAHVIDGNEVGVRIQNELSASVERLSDSGVTPGLATVLMSDDGASETYVSMKQRACEQIGIEGYHYEIGPDEPADELFDRIGELNEDPSVHGILVQMPVPDHVDEQRVLRRIDPLKDVDGFHPENVGRLVAGDPRYKPCTPHGVQRLLAAADADPAGKDVVVVGRSNIVGKPLANLLVQKADGGNATVTVCHSRTDDIAAKTLEADIVVAAAGVPELIDAEMITDGTTVIDVGVNRVDADNEKGYELAGDVDFEDVEEKAEAITPVPGGVGPMTIAMLLYNTVKAASLQEGVAIELPGQ; this is translated from the coding sequence ATGGCACACGTTATCGACGGTAACGAAGTCGGTGTCCGAATACAGAACGAACTGTCCGCGAGCGTCGAACGGCTTTCCGACTCGGGCGTGACGCCCGGTCTCGCCACCGTTCTGATGAGTGACGACGGCGCGAGTGAGACGTACGTCTCGATGAAGCAACGCGCGTGCGAACAGATCGGGATCGAGGGGTATCATTACGAGATCGGTCCGGACGAACCGGCCGACGAGTTGTTCGACCGCATCGGTGAACTCAACGAGGATCCGTCCGTTCACGGGATTCTCGTCCAGATGCCGGTCCCCGACCACGTCGACGAACAGCGCGTCCTGCGCCGGATCGATCCACTGAAGGACGTCGACGGGTTCCACCCCGAAAACGTCGGCCGACTCGTGGCCGGTGATCCGCGATACAAACCCTGCACGCCGCACGGCGTCCAGAGGCTGCTTGCGGCAGCGGACGCCGATCCGGCGGGAAAAGACGTCGTCGTGGTAGGCCGTTCGAATATCGTCGGGAAACCGCTCGCGAACCTCTTGGTGCAGAAGGCCGACGGCGGAAACGCGACGGTCACCGTCTGCCACTCGCGAACCGACGATATAGCGGCGAAGACCCTCGAGGCGGACATCGTCGTCGCGGCCGCCGGCGTTCCCGAACTGATCGACGCGGAGATGATCACGGATGGAACCACCGTGATCGACGTCGGCGTGAACCGAGTCGACGCGGACAACGAGAAGGGGTATGAGCTCGCCGGTGATGTCGACTTCGAGGACGTCGAGGAGAAGGCCGAGGCGATCACCCCCGTTCCGGGCGGCGTTGGACCGATGACGATCGCGATGCTCCTCTATAATACGGTCAAAGCCGCGAGCCTGCAGGAAGGCGTCGCGATCGAGTTGCCAGGCCAGTAG
- a CDS encoding IclR family transcriptional regulator: MNQDPPTLSTIQRAFEIMDLLWELDGAGPTELAERMDVPNSTVYDYLRTLSNTKYVTRESGEYRLSTYFLTIGGEMKHRNRLFQVAKPEMKRVAAETDELVGLTIENGGVGVVFHQEEGQQALSVGTYPGAAHPLHTIATGKVILAHLPEKRLDEIITTRGLEQRTEHSITDPDRLKAELEEIHEQGYAIDSNEQVIGLGMLAVPILIDDRVIGSFGLAVPTERLQNEPYRETLLQELREMENTVTLNYQYGT, encoded by the coding sequence ATGAACCAAGATCCGCCCACTCTCAGCACGATTCAACGAGCGTTCGAGATTATGGACCTCCTCTGGGAGTTAGATGGTGCCGGACCGACCGAACTCGCCGAGCGTATGGACGTCCCGAACAGCACGGTGTACGACTACCTTCGGACACTGAGTAATACGAAGTACGTGACCCGCGAGAGCGGCGAGTATCGTCTCAGTACGTATTTCCTCACGATTGGCGGCGAGATGAAACATCGCAACCGACTCTTCCAAGTAGCGAAACCGGAGATGAAGCGAGTCGCGGCGGAGACGGACGAACTGGTCGGGCTCACCATCGAGAACGGTGGAGTCGGCGTGGTCTTTCACCAAGAAGAGGGACAACAGGCGCTGAGCGTCGGGACCTATCCCGGAGCCGCTCATCCGCTGCATACGATCGCGACGGGAAAAGTGATCTTAGCGCATCTCCCCGAAAAGCGACTCGACGAGATCATTACCACGCGGGGATTGGAACAACGGACGGAGCACTCGATTACAGATCCGGATCGACTGAAGGCCGAACTCGAGGAAATTCACGAACAAGGGTACGCGATCGATTCGAACGAACAGGTCATCGGCCTCGGAATGCTGGCGGTCCCCATCCTCATCGACGACCGAGTAATCGGCTCGTTCGGCCTTGCCGTCCCCACGGAACGGCTCCAGAACGAGCCGTACAGAGAAACGCTTCTGCAGGAATTACGCGAAATGGAGAATACGGTCACGTTGAACTATCAGTACGGGACCTGA
- the folP gene encoding dihydropteroate synthase has product MEYFEAVNYLAGLQDTRPKFGTGTTAEMLDALGNPHDGPRYVQIAGSNGKGSTACMLARVLREAGFDVGLYTSPDLNGLRERIQVNGRKIPKRELTALVERIRPHVADRAAADDAPTQFEVVTALGLAYFGRRDVDVAVLEVGIGGRHDATSVVDPVASGVTSVSLEHTDILGDTTDEIARDKAQVAPTDRPLVTGTTGEALSAIREETNVVTVGEEDADVLVEPNGLTSRTEESIAIESADWRVETQLSLLGRHQAVNAGIAATLARQFADIDERTLARGLRKAHWPGRFEIVDSDPCVVLDGAHNPDACSKLATLVERYDYDDLHLVFGVLQDKDHKEMAKNLPSVDGVVLCRPAVDRAANLDSIRRILARRTGAPIDIIPSVLDAVERAIHRADPDDLVLVTGSLYTVSEARDRWTRPVIPKRMADPTSVTELSSFGEQLAEVDVSEYTVKTYCRPIRAERLKALMLSLGGTAAVSDIDGVHQHVDVVLNGSAAEFRRLIDLLEVRAGELSHIAAQLRAILNFDDERETSSAFPWDHPAIMGILNVTPDSFHDGGQYDCVEDAVARANRLAAEGASIVDVGGESTRPGADPVSAEREIDRVVPVVERLADRSVSIAVDTRKAAVAEAAIEAGADAINDVTGLSDPDMRRVIADHDVPVIVMHSIDAPVNPDRSVTYDDVVEDVIGELTERILLAERAGVDRERIVVDPGVGFGKSAAESFELINRLDEFHALECPILIGHSHKSMFDRVSCGLDDRLAPTIAATALAADRGADIIRVHDVAENVAAMRTAEAMPDWT; this is encoded by the coding sequence ATGGAGTATTTCGAGGCAGTCAACTATCTAGCCGGTTTACAGGATACTCGACCGAAATTCGGAACGGGAACGACCGCGGAGATGTTAGACGCCCTTGGAAACCCGCACGACGGCCCTCGGTACGTCCAAATCGCGGGATCTAACGGAAAAGGGAGTACAGCGTGTATGCTCGCACGCGTTCTCCGGGAAGCCGGGTTCGATGTCGGACTGTACACGTCGCCGGACTTGAACGGCCTCCGAGAGCGAATTCAAGTCAACGGGCGAAAGATCCCGAAACGGGAACTGACAGCGCTCGTTGAGCGGATACGTCCCCACGTAGCGGACCGGGCCGCCGCTGATGATGCACCGACCCAGTTCGAGGTTGTGACTGCGCTCGGACTGGCGTACTTCGGCCGGCGAGATGTCGACGTGGCGGTGCTCGAGGTCGGAATCGGCGGCCGCCACGATGCAACGAGCGTCGTCGATCCCGTCGCTTCCGGCGTGACGTCTGTCAGTCTCGAACACACGGACATCTTGGGGGATACCACCGACGAGATCGCTCGCGATAAGGCACAGGTCGCGCCGACGGATCGACCGCTGGTAACCGGTACGACGGGCGAGGCGCTCTCAGCGATTCGCGAGGAGACCAACGTCGTAACCGTGGGAGAAGAGGACGCGGACGTCCTCGTGGAGCCAAACGGGCTCACGTCGCGAACGGAGGAATCGATCGCGATCGAAAGTGCTGACTGGCGCGTCGAAACGCAACTTTCGTTGCTCGGCCGCCATCAGGCGGTCAATGCCGGCATCGCAGCGACGCTCGCGCGCCAATTTGCGGACATCGACGAACGAACACTGGCTCGAGGCCTCCGAAAGGCGCACTGGCCCGGTCGATTCGAGATCGTAGATTCAGATCCCTGCGTCGTACTCGACGGCGCGCACAACCCGGACGCCTGTTCGAAGCTAGCGACGCTCGTCGAACGGTACGACTACGACGACCTCCACCTGGTTTTCGGTGTTCTGCAGGACAAGGATCACAAAGAAATGGCCAAGAATCTCCCGTCGGTCGACGGCGTCGTACTCTGTCGACCGGCCGTCGATCGCGCAGCGAATCTCGACTCGATCAGACGGATTCTCGCGCGCCGAACCGGCGCACCCATCGACATCATACCGTCGGTTCTCGACGCCGTCGAACGGGCGATTCATAGGGCGGATCCCGACGATCTCGTGCTCGTAACGGGATCGCTGTACACCGTCTCCGAAGCCCGCGATCGGTGGACGAGACCGGTAATCCCGAAACGAATGGCAGATCCAACGAGCGTTACTGAACTGTCGTCTTTCGGCGAGCAGTTAGCGGAAGTCGACGTCTCCGAATACACCGTCAAAACCTACTGCCGACCCATCCGGGCCGAGCGACTCAAGGCCCTCATGCTCTCGCTCGGCGGGACGGCGGCCGTTTCGGACATCGACGGCGTCCACCAGCACGTTGACGTGGTTTTGAATGGATCTGCCGCTGAGTTCCGCCGTCTCATCGATCTCCTCGAAGTTAGGGCGGGAGAGCTCTCCCATATCGCCGCTCAGCTCAGAGCCATCCTCAACTTCGACGACGAGCGGGAGACCAGTAGTGCGTTCCCGTGGGACCACCCGGCGATCATGGGGATCTTGAACGTCACCCCGGACAGTTTTCACGACGGCGGCCAGTACGACTGCGTCGAGGACGCCGTGGCCAGAGCGAACCGGCTCGCCGCGGAGGGAGCGAGCATCGTCGACGTCGGCGGTGAGAGTACTCGGCCAGGCGCGGACCCGGTGTCTGCCGAACGGGAGATCGACCGCGTCGTTCCCGTCGTCGAACGACTCGCGGATCGATCGGTCTCGATCGCGGTAGACACACGAAAGGCCGCCGTAGCCGAGGCCGCAATCGAGGCCGGTGCCGACGCGATCAACGACGTGACGGGACTCTCGGATCCCGATATGCGTCGCGTGATCGCTGACCACGATGTTCCCGTCATTGTGATGCACAGCATAGACGCGCCGGTGAACCCGGACCGATCGGTTACCTACGACGACGTGGTCGAGGACGTCATCGGAGAACTCACGGAGCGGATTCTGCTCGCCGAACGCGCCGGGGTCGATCGGGAGCGAATCGTCGTTGATCCGGGAGTCGGGTTCGGAAAGAGCGCCGCGGAATCGTTCGAACTGATCAATCGACTGGATGAGTTCCACGCGCTGGAGTGTCCGATTCTAATCGGTCACTCTCACAAATCGATGTTCGATCGGGTCTCCTGCGGACTGGACGATCGCCTCGCGCCGACAATCGCTGCGACCGCTCTCGCCGCCGACCGCGGCGCCGATATCATCCGCGTCCACGACGTCGCCGAGAACGTCGCGGCGATGCGAACGGCCGAGGCGATGCCGGACTGGACGTGA
- a CDS encoding MaoC family dehydratase — protein MQYYDDITVGEIRECGDYHITKTEIIEFAEQYDPQPFHTDEEAARDSVFGELVASGWHVAAICMRLSADEMGDEYATIAGIGVDELRWKNPVTPDDMLSLRVEVVDKQPSESKPDRGHIKTRREVTNQDGEIVLSMIAISLVARR, from the coding sequence ATGCAATATTATGATGACATCACGGTCGGTGAGATTCGAGAGTGCGGAGACTACCACATTACAAAAACGGAAATTATCGAGTTTGCAGAACAGTACGATCCGCAGCCGTTTCACACGGACGAGGAAGCTGCAAGGGATTCAGTATTCGGAGAATTGGTTGCGTCGGGATGGCACGTCGCGGCGATATGTATGCGACTGAGCGCCGACGAAATGGGGGATGAGTACGCGACCATAGCTGGTATCGGAGTCGATGAACTCCGGTGGAAAAACCCAGTCACACCCGACGACATGCTGTCACTCCGCGTTGAAGTCGTCGATAAACAGCCATCTGAAAGCAAACCGGATCGTGGCCACATTAAGACGCGGAGGGAAGTCACGAATCAAGATGGTGAAATCGTGCTCTCGATGATTGCGATCTCGCTGGTTGCGCGGAGGTGA
- a CDS encoding ABC transporter ATP-binding protein: MTTDNETGPILELQDVEKHFEQSTNIAETIRQIIVGGGPQEPVRAVDGVNLELAENQVHGIIGESGCGKSTLLMTLMGEHNPTSGEILYNGQPISEFDKADWKELRRKIQVIFQDPFNTMNPHFSVRETLKEPFKIHGIEADEEELLDMLETVRLTPAEEYIDRRESQLSGGEKQRVSIARALILEPDVVLADEPVSMLDVSTQASILKLLSELTDEYDVAMFYVSHDLSTVSYVCDRVNVMYLGRIVESAPTRKILSDPKHPYTRALIDAIPVPDPFHDRARTELDGTPGDPQNLPTGCRFKDRCPERMDVCDQRPAFEVHDDETTHQVACHLYDGDPIGGSPGEINKTEVSES; the protein is encoded by the coding sequence ATGACGACTGACAACGAGACGGGACCGATACTGGAACTCCAAGATGTCGAAAAACATTTCGAACAGTCAACGAATATCGCGGAAACCATTCGCCAAATAATCGTCGGAGGTGGGCCCCAAGAGCCAGTCCGTGCGGTCGACGGCGTCAACCTTGAGTTGGCGGAAAACCAAGTCCACGGTATCATTGGGGAGAGCGGATGTGGAAAGTCGACGCTTCTCATGACGCTTATGGGAGAACACAACCCGACGTCCGGGGAGATCCTGTACAATGGGCAGCCGATATCGGAGTTTGACAAAGCAGATTGGAAAGAACTCCGTCGGAAGATTCAGGTGATATTTCAGGACCCGTTTAACACGATGAATCCACATTTCTCCGTCCGAGAAACTCTCAAAGAGCCGTTCAAGATACACGGCATCGAGGCCGACGAGGAGGAACTCCTCGATATGCTCGAAACGGTCAGGCTAACGCCGGCCGAGGAGTATATCGATCGCCGTGAGTCACAGCTGTCAGGTGGCGAGAAGCAACGCGTATCAATCGCTCGAGCGCTGATCCTCGAACCCGATGTCGTTCTCGCCGACGAACCGGTGTCCATGCTCGATGTCTCCACCCAAGCGTCGATTCTAAAGCTCTTGAGCGAACTCACCGACGAGTACGACGTCGCGATGTTTTATGTCTCCCACGACCTATCCACAGTGTCGTACGTGTGTGATAGAGTAAACGTCATGTATCTCGGTCGGATCGTCGAAAGCGCGCCGACGCGGAAAATCCTCTCCGATCCGAAGCATCCGTACACGCGAGCGTTGATCGACGCGATACCGGTACCCGATCCGTTCCACGATCGGGCCCGGACCGAACTCGACGGAACACCGGGAGATCCGCAGAACCTGCCGACAGGTTGTCGTTTCAAGGATCGTTGTCCGGAACGGATGGACGTCTGTGATCAGCGACCTGCATTCGAAGTACACGACGACGAAACCACGCATCAGGTCGCCTGCCACCTTTACGACGGTGATCCTATCGGTGGATCTCCAGGCGAGATCAACAAAACGGAGGTGTCGGAGTCATGA
- a CDS encoding methylenetetrahydrofolate reductase, with translation MKAGTSSEKTPTSSPLLRNPRYELMPFESFGDQIEHLPNDATVTITASPQLELEATIEWAEKAAERGFEVVPHVSARYVRNRDHLTEISERLRSVGITDIFVPGGDREEPIGEFESAYDLLIALKDIEYEFDDIGITGYPEGHEFLSDETLAESMKKKAPYATYITTQLCYDPHTILDWIGEVRDRGAELPVEVGIPGVMKYQKLVNISQKVGVGDSVRFLKKTTGIFGFVKQFVGSRGKYEPDDLVDGLEPYADDSDYGIRGLHIYTFNRVPDTESWRKERLQTR, from the coding sequence ATGAAAGCCGGAACTTCAAGTGAAAAGACGCCTACTAGTTCTCCGTTGCTCCGTAATCCGCGATACGAACTGATGCCGTTCGAGAGCTTCGGCGACCAGATCGAGCACCTGCCGAACGATGCGACGGTTACGATCACCGCTTCACCGCAGCTCGAACTCGAGGCGACCATCGAGTGGGCCGAGAAAGCGGCAGAGCGCGGCTTCGAGGTCGTTCCACACGTTTCGGCTCGGTACGTACGCAATAGAGATCACCTCACGGAGATTTCAGAACGCCTCCGAAGCGTCGGTATCACGGACATTTTCGTCCCGGGCGGCGACCGAGAGGAGCCGATCGGTGAGTTCGAGTCGGCCTACGATCTCCTCATAGCGCTCAAGGACATCGAATACGAGTTCGACGACATCGGAATTACCGGCTATCCAGAGGGTCACGAGTTCCTCTCGGACGAGACGCTCGCCGAATCGATGAAGAAGAAGGCGCCGTACGCGACCTACATCACGACGCAGCTCTGCTACGATCCGCACACGATTCTGGATTGGATTGGCGAGGTCCGCGACCGCGGTGCCGAACTTCCGGTCGAGGTCGGCATCCCGGGCGTGATGAAATATCAGAAATTAGTGAATATTTCCCAGAAAGTCGGCGTCGGTGATTCCGTCAGGTTCCTCAAGAAGACGACCGGGATCTTCGGGTTCGTCAAGCAGTTCGTCGGATCCCGCGGAAAGTACGAACCGGACGACCTCGTCGATGGCCTCGAACCGTACGCCGACGATTCCGACTACGGTATTCGAGGGCTGCATATTTACACGTTCAACCGAGTCCCAGACACTGAATCGTGGCGGAAAGAGCGGCTACAGACGCGATAG
- the pabB gene encoding aminodeoxychorismate synthase, component I: protein MSDPEIETTFNSFARTAAQAPAGARVPVEVRVTVSDPFEAYRRARDGSGGFYLETTGGQEGWGYFGIEPSERIQVGANATSLCERESSLAAVDGLLERERLVRGDCNVPYPCGAFGWLSYDIARELEDISERTRNERRLPRLQLGVFDCVAAWQEPHDSDVTLCITACPVVNDMEVAYQRGLKAALDLASAATTGTTDVSSPPRAAGTAEFESECGSSGFADRVETVKRYIRDGETFQANVSHRLTAPAAVHPVNAYAALRDVNPAPYSGLLEFPGVDLISASPELLLDVAGDRLATEPIAGTRPRGETPTVDDKLETDLRSDEKERAEHAMLVDLERNDLGKVCEYGTVDVSEYRRVDRYSEVMHLVSLVEGRLGSEASIADAISAVFPGGTITGAPKPRTMEIIDEVESTRRGPYTGSIAALGFDGRATLNIVIRTLVGYKDQYHLRVGAGIVHDSEPEREYEETLDKAAALITAVDSALGDCASLSVETSAETLEGSQ, encoded by the coding sequence ATGTCAGATCCAGAAATCGAAACGACGTTCAACTCGTTTGCGCGTACAGCTGCCCAAGCGCCCGCAGGTGCTCGAGTCCCAGTCGAAGTCCGGGTCACTGTTTCGGACCCGTTCGAAGCGTATCGGCGGGCGCGAGACGGTTCCGGCGGGTTCTATCTCGAGACGACCGGGGGCCAAGAGGGGTGGGGCTATTTCGGTATCGAACCGAGCGAGCGTATTCAGGTCGGAGCGAACGCGACATCGTTGTGCGAGCGCGAATCGTCGCTGGCCGCCGTCGACGGCCTGCTCGAAAGGGAACGACTCGTTCGAGGCGACTGCAACGTCCCGTATCCGTGCGGCGCCTTCGGCTGGCTCTCCTATGATATCGCTCGCGAACTTGAGGACATCTCGGAGCGGACGCGAAACGAGCGGCGACTTCCGCGGCTCCAGTTGGGCGTCTTCGACTGCGTGGCCGCATGGCAAGAACCTCACGATAGCGATGTCACGCTTTGTATTACTGCCTGCCCCGTAGTCAACGACATGGAGGTGGCCTACCAACGCGGGCTGAAAGCCGCGTTGGACCTCGCGTCGGCTGCAACTACGGGTACGACGGATGTCTCGTCACCGCCTCGGGCGGCGGGCACCGCAGAGTTTGAAAGCGAGTGCGGCTCCAGCGGGTTCGCCGATCGGGTCGAGACCGTAAAGCGGTATATCCGCGACGGTGAGACGTTCCAAGCGAACGTCTCTCATCGACTCACAGCGCCAGCAGCTGTCCATCCCGTGAACGCCTACGCGGCGCTGCGCGACGTCAATCCGGCACCGTACTCGGGGCTGCTCGAGTTTCCGGGCGTAGATCTCATAAGTGCAAGCCCGGAGCTACTCCTCGACGTAGCGGGCGATAGACTGGCGACCGAGCCGATCGCCGGAACGCGACCTCGCGGAGAAACGCCGACGGTGGACGACAAACTCGAGACCGACCTCCGCTCCGACGAGAAAGAGCGCGCGGAACACGCGATGCTCGTCGACCTCGAACGGAACGATCTCGGGAAAGTCTGCGAATACGGAACGGTCGATGTCTCGGAGTACCGGCGCGTCGACCGGTACTCCGAAGTGATGCATCTCGTCTCGCTCGTCGAGGGTCGACTCGGTTCGGAGGCTTCGATCGCTGACGCCATCAGCGCCGTCTTCCCAGGGGGAACGATCACCGGGGCTCCGAAACCGCGGACGATGGAAATAATCGACGAGGTCGAATCGACACGCCGGGGTCCGTATACCGGTAGCATCGCCGCTCTCGGGTTCGACGGGCGTGCTACCCTGAACATCGTCATCCGAACACTTGTCGGATACAAAGACCAGTATCATCTCCGGGTCGGTGCGGGGATCGTCCACGACTCCGAACCGGAACGCGAGTACGAGGAGACCTTGGACAAGGCCGCCGCGCTCATTACCGCCGTCGATTCTGCGCTGGGCGATTGCGCGTCGCTCTCCGTAGAGACGTCCGCGGAGACGCTTGAGGGATCACAATGA
- a CDS encoding ABC transporter permease, whose product MSKIQYYIRRLVVTVFLIFAVASFLFIAFRLMPGDYATVLAGGGASPGELEEIRESWGLNEPLHVQYYQFMSNLVTGNPGTSRVSNEPVWSYVREPLMNSLILVIPAVLVAFVIGSVYGALLGTKSGTAFERYGILPPTVIGTTPNFFIGIVLLLVFSSVFELFPVGGMATYETYAAIDSHYEVYLTRDFWKHYVLPFSTIVLTFLYYPALIMRGSVIDVKGQEYTYFQRIAGLPSKTRFKHLMKHSSLPVITLLPAQTATAISGLVLIETVFNWPGIGTLLFESVLSRDTPTIQFLFIIVAVWIIVGNLIVDIFYTVIDPRITIED is encoded by the coding sequence ATGAGCAAAATCCAATACTACATCCGACGCCTCGTCGTGACGGTATTCTTAATATTCGCTGTCGCATCCTTCCTGTTCATCGCGTTCCGGCTCATGCCGGGAGACTACGCGACGGTGCTGGCAGGCGGTGGCGCCTCACCCGGCGAGTTAGAAGAGATCCGGGAATCGTGGGGACTGAATGAGCCGCTGCACGTTCAGTACTATCAGTTCATGAGCAACCTGGTGACCGGAAACCCCGGTACTTCCCGCGTCTCGAACGAACCGGTCTGGAGCTACGTTCGCGAGCCGCTCATGAACTCGCTTATACTCGTTATCCCGGCCGTCCTCGTCGCTTTCGTTATCGGATCGGTTTACGGAGCACTGCTGGGAACGAAGTCGGGGACGGCATTCGAGCGCTATGGGATCCTCCCGCCCACGGTCATCGGAACGACGCCGAACTTCTTCATCGGAATCGTGCTTCTGCTCGTGTTCTCATCAGTGTTCGAGCTGTTCCCCGTCGGAGGGATGGCGACGTACGAGACGTACGCCGCTATCGATTCACACTACGAGGTCTATCTAACACGCGATTTCTGGAAGCATTACGTACTTCCGTTCTCGACGATCGTTTTGACGTTCTTGTACTATCCAGCGCTGATAATGCGAGGGAGCGTTATCGATGTCAAGGGTCAGGAGTATACGTACTTCCAGCGTATTGCGGGGTTGCCAAGTAAGACCCGATTCAAACACCTCATGAAGCACTCCTCGCTCCCAGTCATCACGCTTCTTCCCGCTCAGACAGCGACCGCGATCAGCGGACTCGTCCTCATTGAAACCGTCTTCAACTGGCCCGGCATCGGAACGCTTCTGTTCGAATCGGTTCTCTCACGGGATACACCGACGATTCAATTCCTCTTCATCATTGTCGCAGTCTGGATTATCGTCGGAAACCTAATCGTCGATATCTTCTATACGGTAATCGATCCGAGAATTACGATCGAAGACTAA
- a CDS encoding aminodeoxychorismate/anthranilate synthase component II, which yields MILIIDNYDSFAYNLVQYVGEVVSFEGSIATGPHTDDASSLVVRRNDEISVDAICELDPDGIVISPGPGTPEEAGVSMAIFEETEYPTLGVCLGHQALCAAYGASVGHAPEVIHGKPSAVTHDGKGLFAGLPETVEVGRYHSLASAETDLPECLVPTARTTDDRNVLMGVRHDEKPHVGVQFHPESILTDGGKQMIENFCERIATDRPAVTTE from the coding sequence ATGATACTGATCATCGACAATTACGACTCGTTCGCGTACAACCTCGTTCAGTACGTGGGCGAAGTCGTTTCGTTCGAGGGCTCCATCGCGACTGGGCCCCATACGGACGACGCGTCGTCGCTTGTGGTCCGACGAAACGATGAGATCAGCGTGGACGCGATCTGTGAACTGGATCCCGACGGAATCGTCATCTCGCCGGGACCGGGAACGCCCGAGGAAGCCGGTGTGTCAATGGCCATCTTCGAAGAGACCGAGTATCCGACGCTCGGTGTCTGCCTCGGTCATCAGGCGCTCTGTGCAGCTTACGGCGCTTCGGTCGGCCACGCTCCGGAAGTGATTCACGGAAAGCCGTCGGCGGTAACGCACGACGGGAAAGGACTGTTCGCGGGACTTCCGGAGACCGTCGAGGTCGGTCGATACCACTCGCTGGCCTCGGCCGAAACCGATCTCCCGGAATGCCTCGTCCCGACGGCGCGGACGACCGACGACCGGAACGTCCTCATGGGCGTTCGTCACGACGAGAAGCCACACGTCGGCGTCCAGTTCCATCCGGAGAGCATTCTCACCGACGGCGGGAAACAGATGATCGAAAATTTCTGTGAACGGATCGCAACCGATCGGCCGGCAGTCACTACGGAGTAG
- a CDS encoding formyltetrahydrofolate deformylase codes for MNTDLTEITVVGDDDAGLLAEITTLLFEHEINIEELDQAVRDELFRMTMHVDVSDMDCSQSELRNDLETLCDELGVDVRVRFPAEEPQSLAVLVTKESHCLETLLEEADSGELEADIDVVIGNHSDLEPLAREYGVPFHDIGDEDGKPDEAELLDLLEGYGIDLIALARYIRILSPDVVFRYQNRIINVHPSLLPAFPGARAYMQAVEEGVRIGGVTAHYVTPDLDQGPIITQRAFNVPDNTTEVQLREIGQPLEAEALLEAIELHLDGELIAGRGRTHVRDGTDAQLGLPEEIDRLNPEEPVDVESAPGSTKVAGD; via the coding sequence ATGAATACAGACTTAACTGAAATCACAGTCGTCGGTGACGACGACGCCGGCCTCTTGGCAGAGATCACGACCCTTCTGTTCGAACACGAGATCAATATCGAGGAGTTAGATCAGGCCGTGCGCGACGAGTTGTTCCGAATGACCATGCACGTCGATGTGAGCGACATGGACTGTTCGCAGTCCGAACTTCGAAACGACTTGGAGACGCTCTGCGACGAGTTAGGCGTCGACGTACGCGTCCGGTTCCCTGCGGAAGAGCCGCAATCCCTTGCCGTCCTCGTGACGAAGGAGAGTCACTGCCTCGAGACCTTACTCGAAGAGGCCGATAGCGGCGAGCTCGAGGCAGACATCGACGTCGTCATCGGGAACCACTCCGATCTGGAACCTCTAGCGAGGGAGTACGGCGTCCCCTTCCACGACATCGGAGATGAAGACGGCAAACCGGATGAGGCCGAACTGCTCGACTTATTGGAGGGGTATGGTATCGATCTGATCGCCCTCGCGCGATACATTCGGATCCTCAGTCCCGACGTGGTCTTCCGGTACCAGAATCGAATCATCAACGTGCACCCCTCTCTGCTACCAGCGTTCCCTGGCGCCCGGGCGTACATGCAGGCCGTCGAAGAAGGCGTTCGTATCGGCGGGGTCACCGCCCATTACGTGACGCCCGATCTCGATCAAGGGCCGATCATCACACAGCGAGCGTTCAACGTGCCCGACAACACAACGGAAGTGCAGCTCCGAGAGATCGGACAACCCCTCGAAGCCGAGGCGCTGCTCGAGGCCATCGAACTCCACCTGGATGGAGAACTCATCGCCGGTCGCGGCCGGACTCACGTCCGCGATGGGACCGATGCCCAGCTCGGCCTCCCAGAAGAGATCGATCGGCTGAATCCCGAAGAACCGGTCGATGTCGAGAGCGCGCCGGGATCGACGAAGGTGGCCGGTGATTGA